The following proteins come from a genomic window of Corallococcus sp. NCRR:
- a CDS encoding M91 family zinc metallopeptidase yields the protein MKLRSSSFSAPSLSSGSRTRSPSAPPKLETVTPRKAPSALELQDGKSKLKPADHGVVHPDLPGIRTRRDSRQSGADFADFTQDARNSTHTLMSRPVGNQMLTELNGRTQHVNPGATGTAHKPLTVADIYSGRDEAMPMSHRPRHDGTLQSLRPAYRQDGQAGTGQASRINYNENQPSQRFNSLGHESVHAWRAANGVQVSPLAVSTHSDAEVFKRYPSHSAAMKDTVETRLQLQEEFETVGLRPTPRMPNAPSENRIRAEHGLPARQDYSGFRPGANSNQQNFENFDAGSDDRGRFQKFMGTPSPLGRIVGDLEK from the coding sequence ATGAAGCTCCGCTCCTCCTCCTTCTCCGCGCCGTCCCTCTCCTCCGGCTCCCGCACGCGCAGCCCCAGCGCGCCTCCGAAGCTGGAGACGGTGACGCCCCGGAAGGCGCCCTCTGCGCTGGAGCTTCAGGATGGCAAGAGCAAGCTCAAGCCGGCGGACCACGGCGTGGTGCACCCGGACCTGCCGGGCATCCGGACCCGCCGTGACAGCCGTCAGTCCGGCGCGGACTTCGCGGACTTCACGCAGGACGCGCGCAACTCCACGCACACGCTGATGAGCCGCCCCGTGGGCAACCAGATGCTGACGGAGCTCAACGGCCGCACGCAGCACGTGAACCCCGGCGCGACGGGCACCGCGCACAAGCCGCTGACGGTGGCGGACATCTACTCCGGCCGGGACGAGGCCATGCCCATGTCGCACCGCCCGCGCCACGACGGCACGCTCCAGTCGCTGCGCCCGGCGTACCGCCAGGACGGCCAGGCGGGTACGGGCCAGGCGAGCCGCATCAACTACAACGAGAACCAGCCGAGCCAGCGCTTCAACAGCCTGGGCCACGAGTCCGTCCACGCCTGGCGCGCCGCCAACGGCGTGCAGGTCAGCCCCCTGGCCGTCAGCACGCACTCGGACGCGGAGGTGTTCAAGCGCTACCCCAGCCACTCGGCCGCGATGAAGGACACCGTGGAGACGCGCCTGCAGCTCCAGGAGGAGTTCGAGACCGTCGGCCTGCGCCCCACGCCGCGCATGCCCAACGCCCCCTCGGAGAACCGCATCCGCGCCGAGCACGGGCTGCCCGCGCGCCAGGACTACTCGGGCTTCCGGCCCGGCGCGAACAGCAACCAGCAGAACTTCGAGAACTTCGACGCGGGCTCGGATGACCGCGGCCGCTTCCAGAAGTTCATGGGGACGCCGTCGCCGCTCGGGCGGATTGTCGGCGACCTGGAGAAGTAG
- a CDS encoding MarR family winged helix-turn-helix transcriptional regulator, producing MKKARAASLTLDDFLPYRLSVADNVVSQRIARVYAAEDGLSTQEWRLIAVLGEDGERSQLELVRRTRMDKVPVSRAARSLEERGLVRRATSQSDARSRRLTLTASGRRLYQRVAPAALEAEAEVLAELSPAERQVLRSLLERVERAAIRALKPGP from the coding sequence ATGAAGAAAGCACGCGCCGCGAGCCTCACCCTCGATGACTTCCTCCCCTATCGCCTGTCGGTCGCGGACAACGTCGTGAGCCAGCGCATCGCCCGCGTGTACGCGGCCGAGGACGGCCTCTCCACGCAGGAGTGGCGGCTCATCGCCGTCCTGGGCGAGGACGGCGAGCGCTCCCAGTTGGAGCTCGTCCGGCGCACGCGCATGGACAAGGTCCCGGTGAGCCGGGCCGCGCGCTCGCTGGAGGAGCGTGGCCTGGTGCGGCGCGCCACGAGCCAGAGCGACGCCCGCTCGCGGCGCCTGACGCTGACCGCCTCGGGGCGCAGGCTCTACCAGCGCGTCGCCCCCGCCGCGCTCGAAGCGGAGGCGGAGGTGCTCGCGGAGCTGTCACCCGCTGAACGACAGGTGCTGCGCTCCCTGCTGGAGCGCGTGGAGCGCGCCGCCATCCGAGCCCTCAAGCCCGGCCCCTGA
- the hmgA gene encoding homogentisate 1,2-dioxygenase: MENVRHLTGFGNEHASEAVAGALPVGQNTPQRVAFGLYAEQLSGTAFTAPRGVNRRTWMYRLRPSAGHPAYRQVDARTLKSGPFREVPPSPNRLRWSPAPMPTTPTTFLEGLFTLGGNGSPSEGAGAAVHLYAANASMTDTAFFNADGELLIVPQSGTLRIVTELGVLEVPPGHIAVIPRGMRMRVELPGGPARGYICENYGAQFRLPELGPIGSNGLANPRDFVAPHAAYEDVERTTRVVQKFQGNLWETTLDHSPFDVVAWHGNYAPYTYDLARFNTINTVSYDHPDPSIFTVLTSPSDTPGTANCDFVIFPPRWMVAENTFRPPWFHRNVMSELMGLVHGVYDAKADAFLPGGASLHNCMSAHGPDRKTYEAAVAAELTPKKIDNTLAFMFETRWVIAPTRQAMESPVLQKDYDACWADLPKAKMSPSGGGQP; this comes from the coding sequence ATGGAAAACGTCCGCCACCTGACAGGTTTTGGAAACGAGCACGCATCGGAGGCTGTCGCCGGTGCGCTCCCCGTGGGCCAGAACACGCCCCAGCGCGTCGCGTTCGGCCTCTACGCCGAGCAGCTCTCCGGCACTGCGTTCACCGCGCCGCGCGGCGTGAACCGGCGCACGTGGATGTACCGGCTGCGGCCCAGCGCGGGCCACCCGGCGTACCGGCAGGTGGACGCCCGCACGCTGAAGAGCGGGCCGTTCCGGGAGGTGCCACCCTCGCCCAACCGGCTGCGTTGGAGCCCGGCGCCCATGCCCACCACGCCCACCACCTTCCTGGAGGGGCTCTTCACGCTGGGCGGCAACGGCTCCCCGTCCGAAGGCGCGGGCGCGGCGGTGCACCTCTACGCGGCGAACGCGTCCATGACGGACACGGCGTTCTTCAACGCGGACGGCGAGCTGCTCATCGTCCCCCAGTCCGGGACGCTGCGCATCGTCACGGAGCTGGGCGTGCTGGAGGTCCCGCCCGGCCACATCGCGGTCATCCCGCGCGGCATGCGCATGCGGGTGGAGCTGCCCGGCGGTCCCGCGCGCGGCTACATCTGCGAGAACTACGGCGCGCAGTTCCGGCTCCCGGAGCTGGGGCCCATCGGGTCCAACGGCCTGGCGAACCCGCGCGACTTCGTGGCGCCGCACGCGGCCTATGAAGACGTGGAGCGCACCACGCGCGTGGTGCAGAAGTTCCAGGGGAACCTCTGGGAGACGACGCTGGACCACTCGCCGTTCGACGTCGTGGCGTGGCACGGCAACTACGCGCCGTACACGTACGACCTGGCGCGCTTCAACACCATCAACACGGTGAGCTACGACCACCCGGATCCGTCCATCTTCACGGTGCTCACGTCGCCCAGTGACACGCCGGGAACGGCGAACTGCGACTTCGTCATCTTCCCGCCCCGGTGGATGGTCGCGGAGAACACCTTCAGGCCGCCCTGGTTCCACCGCAACGTGATGAGCGAGTTGATGGGCCTGGTCCACGGCGTCTACGACGCCAAGGCGGACGCGTTCCTGCCCGGCGGCGCGTCGCTCCACAACTGCATGAGCGCCCACGGCCCGGACCGCAAGACGTACGAAGCCGCCGTCGCCGCGGAGCTGACGCCGAAGAAGATCGACAACACGCTCGCCTTCATGTTCGAGACCCGCTGGGTCATCGCGCCCACGCGCCAGGCGATGGAGAGCCCCGTCCTCCAGAAGGACTACGACGCCTGCTGGGCGGACCTGCCCAAGGCGAAGATGTCCCCGTCCGGAGGCGGCCAGCCGTGA
- a CDS encoding fumarylacetoacetate hydrolase family protein: MKLASLEAGRDGRLVVVTKDLSRQADASAIAPTLQAALDDWDRHAPALRALSERLERGEVPGAAFDPARCAAPLPRAYQWADGSAYVNHVELVRRARGAELPPSFWTDPLMYQGGSDGFLGPRQPIPLADEAWGCDMEGEVVVVTRDVPLGATREQALGAVVLVGLVNDVSLRNLIPNELAKGFGFFQSKPASAFSPVFVTPDELGTAWREGKLHRRLEVSLDGEPFGRADAGVDMTFDFGTLVAHAAKTRSLCAGSIVGSGTVSNRGPDGGPGKPVKDGGAGYSCIAEVRVVETLRDGAPKTPFLKRGNRVRIEMRDDSGASIFGAIDQAVGG, translated from the coding sequence GTGAAGCTCGCCTCTCTTGAAGCAGGACGGGACGGGCGGCTGGTCGTCGTGACGAAGGACCTGTCCCGGCAGGCGGATGCGTCCGCCATCGCGCCCACGCTCCAGGCCGCGCTGGATGACTGGGACCGCCACGCGCCGGCCCTGCGCGCGCTGTCGGAGCGGCTGGAGCGCGGAGAGGTCCCCGGAGCCGCCTTCGACCCCGCCCGGTGCGCGGCGCCCCTGCCCCGCGCCTACCAGTGGGCGGACGGCTCCGCGTACGTGAACCACGTGGAGCTGGTGCGCAGGGCGCGCGGCGCGGAGCTGCCGCCCTCGTTCTGGACCGACCCCTTGATGTACCAGGGCGGCTCGGACGGCTTCCTCGGGCCCCGCCAGCCCATCCCGCTCGCCGACGAGGCATGGGGCTGCGACATGGAGGGCGAGGTCGTGGTGGTGACGCGCGACGTGCCGCTGGGCGCCACGCGCGAGCAGGCCCTGGGCGCCGTCGTGCTGGTGGGGCTGGTCAACGACGTGTCCCTGCGCAACCTCATCCCGAACGAGCTGGCGAAGGGCTTCGGCTTCTTCCAGTCCAAGCCCGCGTCGGCCTTCTCACCGGTGTTCGTCACGCCGGACGAGCTGGGCACCGCGTGGCGGGAGGGCAAGCTGCACCGCCGCCTGGAGGTCTCCCTCGACGGCGAGCCCTTCGGCCGCGCGGACGCGGGCGTGGACATGACGTTCGACTTCGGCACGCTGGTGGCCCACGCGGCGAAGACGCGCTCGTTGTGCGCGGGCAGCATCGTGGGCTCGGGCACGGTGTCCAACCGGGGCCCGGACGGCGGTCCCGGCAAGCCGGTGAAGGACGGCGGCGCGGGCTACTCGTGCATCGCGGAGGTGCGCGTGGTGGAGACGCTCCGGGACGGCGCGCCGAAGACGCCGTTCCTCAAGCGCGGCAACCGGGTGCGCATCGAGATGCGGGATGACTCGGGCGCCAGCATCTTCGGCGCCATCGACCAGGCGGTCGGCGGATAG
- a CDS encoding porin, giving the protein MSFASSHRSVLQALLAGTALLFSHSALAQETPPEPAPKSEAVPPAALPPPAEEKEKEKEKTKPWYETLRLRGYTQVRYNRLPSFRVNDALINEQGDRFLGKDTGFGIRRARLVVFGDVHPHVSIYLQPDFASVIGDQYNVAVMRDWYADIFVDAKKEFRFRVGQSKVPFGFENLQSSQNRLALDRNDGINSALKDERDLGVFFYWAPAHIRERFKFLVDSGLKGSGDYGVVGLGVFNGQAANRAERNNSPHAVARVTYPFLFGSQYVEAGVGGYYGRFNTTATPRDDAAYALARGPNMVDARGIVSLTVYPQPLGFQAEYNFGRGPSQGSFPDEALLIDSRKLQGGYAQLMYKLDGVGGVSLIPYVRGTLYKGGKKFETNAPLYDVRELELGAEWQIWKALELTAAYVIADRTSSRYPYAQEQGHVTRLQLQFNY; this is encoded by the coding sequence ATGTCCTTCGCCTCGTCCCACCGCTCCGTCCTTCAGGCCCTGCTGGCTGGTACCGCGCTCCTCTTCTCCCACTCCGCCCTGGCCCAGGAGACCCCGCCCGAGCCCGCTCCCAAGAGCGAGGCCGTGCCTCCCGCCGCCCTGCCGCCTCCCGCGGAGGAGAAGGAGAAGGAAAAGGAGAAGACCAAGCCCTGGTACGAGACCCTCCGCCTCCGGGGCTACACGCAGGTCCGCTACAACCGGCTGCCCAGCTTCCGGGTGAACGACGCGCTCATCAACGAGCAGGGTGACCGCTTCCTGGGCAAGGACACCGGCTTCGGCATCCGCCGCGCGCGGCTCGTCGTCTTCGGGGACGTGCACCCGCACGTGTCCATCTACCTGCAGCCGGACTTCGCCTCCGTCATCGGTGACCAGTACAACGTCGCCGTCATGCGGGACTGGTACGCGGACATCTTCGTGGACGCGAAGAAGGAGTTCCGCTTCCGCGTGGGCCAGTCGAAGGTGCCCTTCGGCTTCGAGAATTTGCAGTCCAGTCAGAACCGCCTGGCGTTGGACCGCAACGACGGCATCAACAGCGCGCTGAAGGACGAGCGCGACCTGGGCGTGTTCTTCTACTGGGCGCCCGCGCACATCCGCGAGCGCTTCAAGTTCCTCGTCGACAGCGGCCTCAAGGGCTCTGGCGACTACGGCGTCGTGGGCCTGGGCGTCTTCAACGGCCAGGCGGCCAACCGCGCCGAGCGCAACAACAGCCCCCACGCCGTCGCGCGCGTCACCTATCCCTTCCTCTTCGGCTCCCAGTACGTGGAGGCCGGTGTCGGCGGGTACTACGGCCGCTTCAACACCACCGCGACTCCGCGCGATGACGCGGCCTATGCGCTCGCGCGGGGCCCGAACATGGTGGATGCCCGCGGCATCGTCAGCCTGACCGTGTACCCGCAGCCGCTGGGCTTCCAGGCGGAATACAACTTCGGGCGCGGGCCGTCGCAGGGCTCGTTCCCGGACGAGGCGCTGCTCATCGACAGCCGCAAGCTCCAGGGCGGCTACGCGCAGCTCATGTACAAGCTGGACGGGGTGGGGGGCGTGTCGCTCATCCCCTACGTGCGCGGCACGCTCTACAAGGGCGGCAAGAAGTTCGAGACCAACGCCCCCCTCTACGACGTGCGCGAGCTGGAGCTGGGCGCGGAGTGGCAGATCTGGAAGGCGCTGGAGCTGACGGCCGCCTACGTCATCGCGGACCGCACCTCGTCGCGCTACCCGTATGCACAGGAGCAGGGGCACGTGACGCGCCTCCAGCTCCAGTTCAACTACTGA
- a CDS encoding protealysin inhibitor emfourin, whose amino-acid sequence MRIQLKREGGIAFFPGLTRPRTVELTALPPATAEALQREVREARFFEQPATVGGGPTAGADRTSYAVTIEDDGGRKHSVRLVEPVTEPHLRSLLALIQKAEQEQRAP is encoded by the coding sequence ATGCGAATCCAGCTCAAACGGGAGGGAGGCATCGCCTTCTTCCCGGGCCTCACCAGGCCTCGCACCGTGGAGCTGACGGCCCTGCCTCCCGCCACGGCGGAGGCGCTCCAGCGCGAGGTGCGGGAGGCCCGCTTCTTCGAACAGCCGGCCACCGTGGGCGGCGGTCCCACGGCGGGCGCGGACCGGACGAGCTACGCCGTCACCATCGAGGATGACGGCGGGAGGAAACATTCGGTCCGGCTGGTGGAGCCGGTGACGGAGCCGCACCTGCGCTCCCTGCTGGCGCTCATCCAGAAGGCCGAGCAGGAGCAGCGCGCTCCCTAG
- a CDS encoding M4 family metallopeptidase, whose translation MCCNTRIWHSHHCILPPYVSRQIAQNGSPQQRAQALRTLSIDNTLRAIRLSSSGAPQAAKRLIPGPMVVESQKLRTVYDVKNTEALPGTVVRKEGSDDVSDAAVDEAYVGLGATYDLYWDVYGRNSIDGNGMPLNGHVHYGSGYDNAFWDGERMVFGDGDGDLFNRFTISVDVIGHELAHGVTEHEGPLAYFSQAGALNEHMSDCFGSLVKQRLLNQTADQADWLIGAGLLTDKVKGKALRSMKDPGTAFDDPVLGKDPQPALMKDFVNTWEDNGGVHINSGIPNKAFCLAAINLKGYAWEKAGLIWLETLRDSRLKPNASFLSFARLTVTAAVRLYDSGDEEQIVRDAWNQVGIKVSKERAGAPAWTPQVPKQAAQQPVQRKH comes from the coding sequence ATGTGTTGCAACACACGGATCTGGCATTCCCACCACTGCATCCTGCCGCCGTACGTCAGCCGGCAGATTGCGCAGAACGGCTCCCCGCAGCAACGCGCGCAGGCCCTGCGGACGCTCTCCATCGACAACACCCTGCGCGCCATCCGCTTGTCGAGCAGCGGTGCACCGCAGGCCGCGAAGCGGTTGATTCCCGGCCCCATGGTCGTGGAGAGCCAGAAGCTGCGCACCGTCTACGACGTGAAGAACACCGAAGCCCTTCCGGGGACGGTGGTCCGCAAGGAGGGGTCGGACGACGTCAGCGACGCGGCGGTCGACGAAGCCTACGTCGGCCTGGGCGCGACCTACGACCTCTACTGGGACGTCTACGGGCGCAACTCCATTGACGGCAACGGCATGCCGCTGAACGGCCACGTCCACTATGGCAGCGGCTACGACAACGCCTTCTGGGACGGCGAGCGCATGGTGTTCGGCGACGGCGACGGCGACCTGTTCAACCGCTTCACCATCTCCGTGGACGTCATCGGGCACGAGCTGGCCCACGGCGTGACGGAGCACGAGGGCCCTCTTGCCTACTTCTCCCAGGCGGGCGCGCTCAACGAGCACATGTCGGACTGCTTCGGCTCGCTCGTGAAGCAGCGCCTGTTGAACCAGACGGCGGACCAGGCCGACTGGCTCATCGGCGCGGGGCTCCTCACGGACAAGGTCAAGGGCAAGGCCCTGCGCTCCATGAAGGACCCCGGCACCGCGTTCGATGATCCGGTGCTGGGCAAGGATCCGCAGCCGGCCCTGATGAAGGACTTCGTGAACACGTGGGAGGACAACGGCGGCGTGCACATCAACTCCGGCATCCCCAACAAGGCCTTCTGCCTCGCGGCCATCAACCTGAAGGGCTACGCGTGGGAGAAGGCGGGCCTCATCTGGCTGGAGACGCTGCGTGACTCCCGGCTGAAGCCCAACGCGTCGTTCCTCTCCTTCGCCCGGCTCACCGTGACGGCGGCCGTCCGGCTCTACGACAGCGGCGACGAGGAGCAGATCGTGCGCGACGCGTGGAACCAGGTGGGCATCAAGGTCTCCAAGGAGCGGGCGGGCGCGCCGGCCTGGACGCCGCAGGTGCCGAAGCAGGCCGCGCAGCAGCCGGTGCAGCGCAAGCACTGA
- a CDS encoding ABC transporter permease: MTGSLPRILAVLLKEFTQLRRDRITYAMILLMPVMQLLIFGYAINMDPRHLPAAVLSHDTSTVANSVVAALERTGYVDVRYLPRSDEELDQLIRRGQVMLGITIPPDFTRRVLKGERAQILAEADASDPQAAAGALAAVSVLPSEALRNERLGLGPPRSTAPPFEVVVHRRYNPESRSPVHIVPGLLGIILSMTLVMMTAMAVTRERERGTMETLLSTPATPAEIMVGKLTPYVVVGLVQTVVVLGMARGLFSVPMARTPAGWLALACGIVLFIVGNLSLGYLISTVARSQLQAMQMSMFYMLPSIFLSGFAFPFLGLPPWARVLGEIIPVTHFLRIVRGALLKDQVLADMGNDLLALGLFVLAVAGAALARSRTTLD; the protein is encoded by the coding sequence ATGACGGGCTCGCTTCCGCGCATCCTGGCCGTGCTGCTCAAGGAGTTCACGCAGCTGCGGCGCGACCGCATCACCTACGCGATGATCCTCCTCATGCCGGTGATGCAGTTGCTCATCTTCGGCTACGCCATCAACATGGACCCCCGGCACCTGCCCGCCGCGGTGCTGTCCCACGACACCAGCACCGTGGCGAACTCCGTCGTCGCGGCGCTGGAGCGCACCGGCTACGTGGACGTGCGCTACCTGCCGCGCTCCGACGAGGAGTTGGATCAGCTCATCCGCCGGGGACAGGTCATGCTCGGCATCACCATCCCTCCGGACTTCACCCGGCGGGTGCTCAAGGGGGAGCGCGCGCAGATCCTCGCGGAGGCGGACGCGTCCGACCCGCAGGCCGCGGCGGGGGCGCTCGCCGCGGTGAGCGTGCTGCCCTCGGAGGCGCTGCGGAACGAACGGCTGGGTCTGGGCCCGCCCCGGTCCACCGCGCCCCCCTTCGAGGTGGTGGTGCACCGGCGCTACAACCCGGAGAGCCGCTCGCCGGTCCACATCGTGCCGGGCCTCCTGGGCATCATCCTGTCCATGACGCTGGTGATGATGACCGCCATGGCCGTCACCCGTGAGCGCGAGCGCGGCACCATGGAGACGCTGCTGTCCACGCCCGCCACCCCGGCGGAGATCATGGTGGGCAAGCTCACGCCCTACGTCGTCGTGGGGCTGGTGCAGACCGTCGTCGTGCTGGGCATGGCGCGGGGGTTGTTCTCGGTGCCCATGGCGCGCACGCCCGCGGGATGGCTGGCCCTGGCGTGCGGCATCGTGCTGTTCATCGTGGGCAACCTGTCCCTGGGCTACCTCATCTCCACCGTGGCGCGCAGCCAGCTGCAGGCGATGCAGATGTCCATGTTCTACATGCTGCCGTCCATCTTCCTCTCCGGCTTCGCCTTCCCCTTCCTGGGCCTGCCGCCGTGGGCGCGGGTGCTGGGCGAGATCATCCCCGTCACCCACTTCCTGCGCATCGTCCGGGGCGCGCTGCTCAAGGATCAGGTGCTCGCGGACATGGGGAACGACCTGCTCGCGTTGGGTTTGTTCGTGCTCGCCGTGGCCGGTGCGGCACTCGCGAGGTCACGCACGACGTTGGATTGA
- a CDS encoding ABC transporter ATP-binding protein — MNGRAIDVRGLNKSFGDRHVVRDVSIAVDAGRITGFLGPNGSGKTTTLRLLCGLLTPDSGEGTVLGLDFRARGDAIKRQTGYMTQKFSLYEDMTLEENLAFVARVHGLDQRRERVGDTLHRLGLFDRRNQLAGALSGGWKQRLALAAATLHEPRLLLLDEPTAGVDPKARREFWDEIHTLAAGGLTVLVSTHYMDEAERCHDIGYILYGRLIARGTADALIRDSGLVTFLGEGPGIDRAAHLLAQADGVLSASAFGAAVHVSGLKREALEAALGPWRKEPYRWSEVTPSLEDVFIQLMGRERDERYSS, encoded by the coding sequence ATGAACGGGCGGGCCATCGACGTGCGCGGGCTCAACAAGTCCTTTGGCGACCGGCACGTCGTGCGGGACGTCTCCATCGCCGTGGACGCCGGACGCATCACCGGCTTCCTGGGCCCCAACGGCTCCGGCAAGACGACGACGCTGCGGCTCCTGTGCGGACTGCTCACGCCCGACAGCGGCGAGGGCACCGTGCTGGGCCTGGACTTCCGCGCCCGGGGTGACGCCATCAAGCGCCAGACGGGCTACATGACGCAGAAGTTCTCCCTCTACGAGGACATGACGCTGGAGGAGAACCTGGCCTTCGTCGCGCGCGTCCACGGCCTGGACCAGCGGCGTGAACGGGTGGGGGACACGCTCCACCGGCTGGGCCTCTTCGACCGGCGGAATCAACTCGCGGGCGCGCTCTCCGGTGGCTGGAAGCAGCGCCTGGCCCTGGCCGCCGCGACGCTGCACGAGCCCCGCCTGCTGCTGCTGGACGAGCCCACCGCGGGCGTGGACCCCAAGGCCCGCCGTGAGTTCTGGGACGAAATCCACACGCTCGCCGCGGGCGGGCTCACGGTGCTGGTGTCCACGCACTACATGGACGAGGCGGAGCGCTGCCACGACATCGGGTACATCCTGTATGGGCGCCTCATCGCGCGGGGCACGGCGGACGCGCTCATCCGCGACTCCGGGCTGGTGACGTTCCTGGGCGAGGGGCCCGGCATCGACCGCGCGGCGCACCTGCTGGCCCAGGCGGACGGCGTGCTCAGCGCCTCCGCGTTCGGCGCCGCCGTGCACGTCAGCGGCCTGAAACGCGAAGCCCTGGAGGCCGCGCTCGGCCCCTGGCGCAAGGAGCCCTACCGGTGGAGCGAGGTGACGCCCTCCCTGGAGGACGTCTTCATCCAGCTCATGGGTCGCGAACGCGACGAACGGTATTCGTCATGA
- a CDS encoding HlyD family secretion protein has translation MSGPGSKRKHSKRGIVAGAVLVAVIISGILWLRRPAPEPPPRFTGYVVSDNVYLSSPVAGMVASVAVVRGQRVEVGTPLFRMEPTSLTARADQARAQVGQIEAQLLARQSDVARARASLAAAQAEADRADAELARLVAVQKAMEGAVTPQQLDLLRATATRAHAQRDAARTDVAAAGAQLEVVRAQLASGRAGVTAAEQQVVELAPVSPVVGRVEDVLFQQGEWAMPNAPVVSIIPDAKLKVRFYVPQGRVASFPPGTDVAIACDGCDTGMTARVDFVASRPEYTPPIIYSLETRQKLVFLLEAVPSAPTRLLPGQPIDVTPLTQAPVQVDR, from the coding sequence GTGTCGGGACCGGGCAGCAAGAGGAAGCACTCGAAGCGGGGCATCGTCGCGGGGGCGGTGCTCGTCGCCGTCATCATCAGCGGCATCCTGTGGCTGCGGCGGCCGGCCCCGGAGCCGCCGCCGCGCTTCACCGGCTACGTCGTCAGCGACAACGTCTATCTGTCCTCGCCGGTGGCCGGCATGGTGGCGTCCGTGGCGGTGGTGCGCGGACAGCGCGTGGAGGTGGGCACGCCGCTGTTCCGCATGGAGCCCACGTCGCTGACGGCGCGGGCCGACCAGGCGCGGGCGCAGGTGGGGCAGATTGAAGCGCAGTTGCTCGCGCGCCAGTCGGACGTGGCCCGGGCGCGTGCCTCGCTCGCCGCGGCGCAGGCGGAGGCGGACCGCGCGGACGCGGAGCTGGCCCGGCTGGTCGCCGTCCAGAAGGCCATGGAGGGCGCGGTGACGCCCCAGCAGTTGGACCTGCTGCGCGCCACGGCGACGCGCGCCCATGCCCAGCGCGACGCGGCCCGCACGGACGTGGCGGCGGCGGGCGCGCAGTTGGAGGTTGTCCGCGCCCAGCTCGCCAGCGGACGCGCGGGTGTCACCGCCGCGGAGCAACAGGTCGTGGAGCTGGCGCCCGTGTCCCCCGTGGTGGGCCGCGTGGAGGACGTCCTCTTCCAGCAGGGCGAGTGGGCCATGCCCAACGCCCCCGTCGTCAGCATCATCCCGGACGCGAAGCTGAAGGTGCGCTTCTACGTGCCGCAGGGGAGGGTGGCGTCCTTCCCGCCGGGCACCGACGTGGCCATCGCGTGCGATGGCTGCGACACCGGGATGACCGCCCGCGTGGACTTCGTCGCTTCACGGCCGGAGTACACGCCGCCCATCATCTACAGCCTGGAGACGCGGCAGAAGCTGGTGTTCCTGCTGGAGGCGGTGCCCTCCGCGCCCACGCGCCTGTTGCCCGGGCAGCCCATCGACGTGACGCCGCTGACGCAGGCGCCCGTGCAGGTGGACCGATGA